A genomic window from Nicotiana sylvestris chromosome 11, ASM39365v2, whole genome shotgun sequence includes:
- the LOC138880930 gene encoding uncharacterized protein, translating to MIYPGRGADDDETNQAAADIGYAIAVEYWGEGIATKALKMAIPQIFNHFPEIVKLQAFVFLENKASHRVLEKAGFVYQGSITHQVQINGDAIVVVYVVYTFLSTDKIPPTP from the coding sequence ATGATCTATCCAGGAAGAGGTGCTGATGATGACGAGACAAATCAAGCTGCTGCAGATATAGGATATGCTATTGCAGTTGAGTATTGGGGGGAGGGAATTGCGACAAAGGCACTCAAAATGGCAATACCTCAAATTTTCAATCACTTTCCTGAAATAGTAAAGCTTCAAGCATTTGTTTTTTTGGAGAACAAGGCTTCTCATAGGGTATTGGAGAAGGCTGGATTTGTCTACCAAGGTTCCATAACACATCAAGTCCAGATCAATGGAGACGCAATTGTGGTGGTTTATGTGGTTTACACTTTTCTATCCACAGACAAAATCCCTCCAACCCCATGA